From the Amycolatopsis thermoflava N1165 genome, one window contains:
- a CDS encoding MBL fold metallo-hydrolase, whose product MEHNPEQITLGEVTVTRVKEFYGSVEMRPDEFFPDSPDGAWDEHRDWLAPDFWDPGTGQCRSAIQSWLLRSEGRTILVDTGVGNHKDRPYAPVWSRLHTSYLDNLAAAGVRPEDVDIVVNTHLHIDHVGWNTRLDGRAWVPTFPNATYLMPKRDFDFWNPANENETVFGRGNQNVFEDSVTPVHQAGLTRLWDGSYRIDKNLRLDLAPGHTPGSSVLVLESGGDRALFVGDLMHTPLQIPEPDTNSCFCEDPAESRATRHKLLGHAAETNALVFPAHFAGAGAAVVERDGSKFAIKEWAAFSRIS is encoded by the coding sequence ATGGAGCACAACCCCGAACAGATCACACTGGGCGAGGTCACCGTCACCCGCGTCAAGGAGTTCTACGGTTCGGTCGAGATGAGGCCGGACGAGTTCTTCCCGGACAGTCCGGACGGCGCGTGGGACGAGCACCGCGACTGGCTGGCGCCCGACTTCTGGGACCCCGGCACCGGCCAGTGCCGGTCGGCGATCCAGTCCTGGCTGCTGCGCAGCGAGGGGCGCACGATCCTCGTCGACACCGGTGTGGGCAACCACAAGGACCGGCCGTACGCCCCGGTCTGGAGCCGGCTGCACACGAGCTACCTCGACAACCTCGCCGCCGCCGGGGTGCGACCCGAGGACGTCGACATCGTCGTCAACACCCATCTGCACATCGACCACGTGGGCTGGAACACTCGGCTCGACGGCCGCGCCTGGGTGCCGACCTTCCCCAACGCCACGTACCTGATGCCGAAGCGGGACTTCGACTTCTGGAATCCCGCCAACGAGAACGAGACCGTGTTCGGCCGGGGGAACCAGAACGTCTTCGAGGACAGCGTCACGCCGGTGCACCAGGCCGGCCTGACCCGGCTGTGGGACGGCTCGTACCGGATCGACAAGAACCTGAGGCTCGATCTCGCCCCCGGGCACACCCCCGGCTCGTCCGTGCTCGTCCTCGAGTCCGGCGGCGACCGGGCCCTGTTCGTCGGGGATCTGATGCACACCCCACTGCAGATCCCGGAGCCGGACACCAACTCCTGCTTCTGCGAGGACCCGGCCGAATCCCGCGCCACCCGGCACAAGCTGCTCGGCCACGCCGCCGAGACCAACGCGCTCGTGTTCCCCGCGCACTTCGCCGGCGCGGGCGCCGCCGTAGTCGAGCGCGACGGATCGAAGTTCGCGATCAAGGAATGGGCGGCCTTCTCCCGCATCTCCTGA
- a CDS encoding carboxylesterase/lipase family protein, producing MTCNADPVVETPAGAVRGVRDDSGEFYRAIPYAAAPIGARRFAAPEPHPGWPGVRDGTRPSPTAPQPARDFGKLDMTPYFGPGWIRGEEYLTVDVRTPAADGDKRPVLVFVHGGGFVTGSTRAALYDGRAFARDGIVLVTVNYRLGIPGFLDLDGAPANRGLLDVLAALGWVHDTIAAFGGDPDNVTICGQSAGATLVGTLLATPEAGGLFRRAIMQSGSGTGAFTPEQARRVTTAAAAALGAEPTAEAFAAIPDERFVAVLPALTGLDLRTSTATDPLAGLSPFSVVRAVQPADALADGPARDVDLLIGTNTEEGHLYLVPQGTLETTTEADVRALAAQVHPHPEAALAALPEATPGELRSALLGQALFGTGTQRLAQAHARLSGGRTHVYSFGYRSTALNGRLGAAHTVELPFVFEIADEPWLHGDTGLLGPDAVPDGLAARVHGTWVSFARTGDPGWAAYDPRRPVAEALGTLR from the coding sequence GTGACCTGCAACGCGGATCCGGTGGTGGAAACCCCGGCGGGCGCCGTGCGCGGCGTCCGCGACGACTCCGGTGAGTTCTACCGGGCCATCCCCTACGCGGCGGCGCCGATCGGCGCCCGCCGGTTCGCCGCGCCCGAGCCACACCCGGGCTGGCCGGGCGTCCGCGACGGCACGCGGCCTTCGCCCACCGCGCCCCAACCCGCCCGCGACTTCGGCAAGCTCGACATGACCCCGTACTTCGGGCCGGGCTGGATCCGGGGCGAGGAGTACCTGACCGTCGACGTCCGCACCCCCGCCGCGGACGGCGACAAGCGCCCCGTCCTGGTCTTCGTGCACGGCGGCGGATTCGTCACCGGCTCGACCCGCGCCGCGCTCTACGACGGCCGCGCGTTCGCCCGCGACGGCATCGTGCTCGTGACGGTGAACTACCGCCTCGGCATCCCCGGGTTCCTCGACCTGGACGGCGCTCCGGCCAACCGCGGGCTGCTCGACGTGCTCGCCGCGCTCGGCTGGGTCCACGACACCATCGCGGCATTCGGTGGCGACCCGGACAACGTCACGATCTGCGGCCAGTCCGCGGGCGCCACGCTCGTCGGAACGCTGCTCGCGACGCCGGAAGCGGGCGGCCTCTTCCGGCGGGCGATCATGCAGAGCGGCAGCGGAACCGGCGCCTTCACCCCGGAACAGGCGCGACGCGTCACCACCGCGGCAGCTGCCGCGCTGGGTGCCGAACCTACCGCCGAGGCGTTCGCCGCGATCCCGGACGAGCGTTTCGTGGCGGTCCTGCCCGCGTTGACCGGACTCGACCTGCGCACCAGCACCGCCACGGACCCGCTGGCCGGCCTCAGCCCGTTCAGCGTCGTCCGCGCGGTCCAGCCCGCCGACGCTCTCGCCGACGGCCCGGCCCGTGACGTCGACCTGCTCATCGGCACCAACACCGAAGAAGGCCACCTCTACCTCGTGCCGCAGGGCACTCTGGAGACCACCACGGAGGCGGACGTGCGCGCCCTCGCCGCGCAAGTGCACCCGCACCCGGAGGCTGCGCTCGCCGCGCTACCGGAGGCGACCCCGGGCGAACTGCGCTCGGCACTGCTCGGGCAGGCCCTGTTCGGGACCGGGACGCAACGCTTGGCGCAAGCCCATGCACGGCTTTCGGGCGGCCGCACCCACGTCTACTCGTTCGGGTACCGCTCGACCGCCCTGAATGGACGGCTCGGCGCCGCCCACACCGTCGAATTGCCGTTCGTCTTCGAGATCGCCGACGAGCCGTGGCTGCACGGTGACACCGGCCTGCTCGGCCCGGATGCCGTCCCGGACGGCCTCGCCGCCCGGGTGCACGGGACCTGGGTCTCCTTCGCCCGGACCGGGGACCCGGGCTGGGCCGCGTACGATCCGCGACGACCTGTCGCGGAGGCGCTCGGCACCCTGCGGTGA
- a CDS encoding sensor histidine kinase — protein sequence MNWRSRWRPALVALVAGPRAAVLSARLQKAYDAQQRAQDRLRSFVADASHELRTPLTTMHGWIDLYVQGGLRDRDELDHAMARMQAEVGRMRLLVDELALLARLDAAQPLNRTPVDVVELAGEVVDDARIVSGDRKITLDGAAEAVVDGDGPRIQQVLRNLVGNAVQHTRPGTPVTVTVSSRDRDVLVAVRDEGDGIAPEHLPHVFERFYRADPSRSRDGGGSSGLGLAIVEGIVTAHGGTVDVTSTPGQGTTVRVTFPVDSSA from the coding sequence GTGAACTGGCGCTCCCGGTGGCGGCCCGCCCTCGTCGCGCTGGTCGCAGGCCCGCGCGCCGCCGTGCTCAGCGCCAGGCTGCAGAAGGCGTACGACGCCCAGCAGCGGGCGCAGGACCGGCTGCGCAGCTTCGTCGCGGACGCCAGCCACGAACTGCGCACGCCGCTGACGACCATGCACGGCTGGATCGACCTGTACGTCCAGGGCGGGCTGCGCGACCGCGACGAGCTCGACCACGCCATGGCGCGGATGCAGGCCGAGGTGGGCCGGATGCGGCTGCTCGTCGACGAGCTGGCGCTACTGGCCCGGCTCGACGCGGCCCAGCCGCTCAACCGCACGCCGGTGGACGTGGTCGAGCTGGCCGGCGAGGTGGTGGACGACGCCCGGATCGTCAGCGGCGACCGGAAGATCACCCTGGACGGAGCGGCGGAAGCGGTCGTCGACGGCGACGGTCCGCGCATCCAGCAGGTGCTGCGCAACCTCGTCGGCAACGCGGTGCAGCACACCCGGCCCGGCACGCCGGTCACCGTCACGGTCAGTTCCCGCGACCGCGACGTGCTGGTCGCGGTGCGGGACGAGGGCGACGGGATCGCGCCGGAGCACCTGCCGCACGTGTTCGAGCGCTTCTACCGAGCCGACCCGAGCCGCAGCCGCGACGGCGGCGGCTCGTCCGGGCTGGGCCTGGCCATCGTCGAGGGAATCGTGACCGCACACGGCGGCACGGTCGACGTCACCTCGACGCCTGGGCAGGGCACCACGGTCCGGGTCACCTTCCCCGTCGACAGCTCCGCCTGA
- a CDS encoding response regulator transcription factor — MGNVDKVLVVDDDPGLRELLLSALRFAGFEVEAARDVPAALAAIEARAPDAIVLDVMLPGTDGFDLLQLLRSRGVDVPVMFLTARDELDDRVRGLRMGGDDYLTKPFDVVEVAARLEALLRRARRVPSAVPEGVLSCGDLEMDETRHVVTRGGRPVELSPTEFRLLRYLMINSGRVVSKAQILEHVWQYDFGGDAGVVERFVSNLRRKIDFGGPSLIRTVRGFGYSLRAEQR, encoded by the coding sequence ATGGGCAACGTGGACAAGGTTCTCGTGGTGGACGACGACCCGGGCTTGCGCGAGCTGCTGTTGTCCGCGCTGCGGTTCGCCGGGTTCGAGGTCGAGGCGGCCCGCGACGTGCCGGCCGCGCTGGCCGCGATCGAGGCGCGCGCACCGGACGCGATCGTGCTGGATGTGATGCTGCCCGGCACGGACGGGTTCGACCTGCTGCAGCTGCTGCGCTCGCGAGGCGTCGACGTGCCGGTGATGTTCCTGACCGCCCGCGACGAGCTGGACGACCGGGTGCGGGGGCTGCGCATGGGCGGCGACGACTACCTCACCAAGCCGTTCGACGTGGTGGAGGTCGCCGCGCGGCTGGAGGCGCTGTTGCGGCGCGCCCGCCGCGTGCCGTCCGCGGTGCCGGAGGGCGTGTTGTCCTGCGGCGACCTGGAGATGGACGAAACGAGGCACGTGGTGACCAGGGGCGGGCGCCCGGTCGAGCTGTCACCCACCGAATTCCGGCTGCTGCGCTACCTGATGATCAACTCCGGGCGGGTGGTGTCCAAGGCGCAGATCCTGGAACACGTCTGGCAGTACGACTTCGGCGGCGACGCGGGCGTGGTCGAGCGGTTCGTCTCGAACCTGCGCCGCAAGATCGACTTCGGCGGCCCGTCGCTGATCCGCACCGTGCGGGGCTTCGGGTACAGCCTGCGTGCGGAGCAGAGGTGA
- a CDS encoding FAD-binding oxidoreductase, giving the protein MPTRRGFLAGTAALGGAALVGPTKADGIPLGQAPEPVTIKPGDPRYEDLVLRRTSERFFPRPGSFRLPTTTEQVVRAVADATREGKRVTVRSGGHCYENFVGDGAEVIIDLSAMRQVTFDRRRNAFMIEPGATLWEVFERLYLGWGVTIPGGQCGGVAAGGHIQGGGYGPLSRSLGSVVDYLYAVEVVVVDRSGRARAVVATREQDDENRDLWWAHTGGGGGNFGVVTRYWMRSPGATGDDPARLLPKPPAVTLGATIGWRWQDTTEESFHRLLRNYGEWHERHSAPDSPYASLFSPMLITRRNSGADPGAFIMVATMDGSLPDADRLLRDYLQEITAGVRGTITVEPPHRLPWLAAVQAGSLSQEDESGMFKAKAAYLRKRFTDAQIGTAYRYLTSTDHRNERAVLLLVPYGGRVNTVAPDATALAQRDSIMKAIYTVTWTDPDGEQANLDWIRRWYRAMYQDTGGVPVPNSVNDGSYINYPDIDTTDPEWNRSGVAWHTLYYKDNYRKLQQVKARWDPRDVFHHAMSVRLPDQAVSG; this is encoded by the coding sequence ATGCCAACACGTCGTGGATTTCTCGCCGGCACGGCAGCACTGGGCGGTGCGGCACTGGTCGGACCGACGAAGGCGGACGGGATTCCGCTCGGTCAGGCGCCGGAACCGGTCACGATCAAGCCGGGTGATCCCCGCTACGAAGACCTCGTGTTGCGCCGGACGAGCGAGCGGTTCTTCCCGCGTCCCGGTTCCTTCCGCTTGCCCACGACTACCGAGCAGGTGGTGCGGGCGGTGGCGGACGCGACGCGCGAGGGCAAGCGGGTGACCGTGCGAAGTGGTGGACACTGCTACGAGAACTTCGTCGGCGACGGCGCGGAGGTGATCATCGACCTGTCCGCGATGCGGCAGGTCACGTTCGACCGGCGGCGCAACGCGTTCATGATCGAGCCGGGCGCGACCCTGTGGGAGGTGTTCGAGCGGCTCTACCTCGGCTGGGGCGTCACCATCCCCGGCGGCCAGTGCGGCGGCGTGGCCGCGGGCGGGCACATCCAGGGTGGCGGTTACGGCCCGCTGTCCCGGAGTCTCGGCTCGGTCGTGGACTACCTGTACGCGGTCGAAGTCGTCGTCGTGGACCGGTCCGGGCGGGCACGCGCAGTGGTCGCGACCCGCGAGCAGGACGACGAGAACCGGGACCTGTGGTGGGCGCACACCGGAGGCGGCGGCGGGAACTTCGGCGTGGTCACGCGGTACTGGATGCGCTCGCCCGGCGCGACCGGTGACGATCCCGCCCGCCTGCTGCCGAAACCACCCGCGGTGACACTCGGCGCGACGATCGGGTGGCGCTGGCAGGACACCACCGAGGAGTCGTTCCACCGGCTGCTGCGCAACTACGGCGAATGGCACGAGCGCCACAGCGCGCCCGACTCGCCCTACGCCAGCCTCTTCAGCCCGATGCTGATCACCCGGCGCAACAGCGGCGCCGACCCCGGCGCGTTCATCATGGTGGCCACAATGGACGGAAGCCTGCCCGACGCGGACCGGCTGCTGCGCGACTACCTCCAGGAGATCACCGCGGGAGTCCGGGGCACGATCACGGTGGAGCCGCCGCACCGGCTGCCGTGGCTGGCGGCGGTGCAGGCCGGATCGCTCAGCCAGGAAGACGAATCCGGGATGTTCAAGGCGAAAGCCGCCTACCTGCGCAAGCGGTTCACGGATGCGCAGATCGGCACCGCCTACCGCTACCTGACGAGCACGGACCACCGCAACGAGCGGGCTGTGCTGCTGCTGGTGCCCTACGGCGGCAGGGTCAACACCGTCGCGCCGGACGCGACCGCACTGGCCCAGCGGGACAGCATCATGAAGGCGATCTACACCGTCACCTGGACCGACCCGGACGGCGAGCAGGCGAACCTGGACTGGATCCGGCGCTGGTACCGCGCGATGTACCAGGACACCGGCGGTGTGCCGGTACCCAACAGCGTGAACGACGGCTCCTACATCAACTACCCGGACATCGACACCACCGATCCGGAGTGGAACAGGTCCGGAGTCGCCTGGCACACGTTGTACTACAAGGACAACTACCGGAAGCTCCAGCAGGTCAAGGCACGCTGGGACCCGCGGGACGTGTTCCACCACGCCATGTCGGTCAGGCTGCCGGACCAGGCCGTGTCCGGCTGA
- a CDS encoding NAD-dependent epimerase/dehydratase family protein produces MRVLLTGGAGFIGSCVADLLAADGHDVLVLDDLLPQAHDSDAVPAYLAGHRFVRGTLTDAGLVRDLLDGVDAVCHQAAVVGHGLDPADAPLYAWHNDYGTAVLLAQMYTAGVGRLVLASSMVVYGEGRYRCPAHGLVDPAARTPAALDAGRFEPPCPRCGADLEPLLVPEDAPLRPRSTYAATKLAQEHLAAAWARQTGGSVWALRYHNVYGPRMPRDTPYAGVAALFRSALERGEAPTVLEDGRQRRDFVHVEDVAEANLRALTTPGAPGELAPVNVCSGTPHTVGDLATELALAFGGPPPVVAGGARPADVRHVVADPARARELLGFTAKIPFAEGIAAFAAAPLRA; encoded by the coding sequence ATGCGGGTTCTTCTCACCGGGGGCGCTGGGTTCATCGGCTCGTGCGTTGCTGATCTGCTGGCCGCCGACGGGCATGACGTTCTGGTGCTCGATGATCTCCTTCCCCAGGCGCACGACAGCGATGCGGTGCCGGCGTACCTCGCGGGGCATCGGTTCGTTCGGGGCACTCTCACGGACGCCGGGCTGGTGCGTGATCTGCTGGACGGGGTGGACGCGGTTTGTCATCAGGCCGCCGTCGTGGGGCATGGGCTCGATCCGGCGGACGCTCCGCTCTACGCGTGGCACAACGACTACGGCACCGCGGTGCTGCTGGCTCAGATGTACACTGCCGGGGTCGGGCGGCTGGTGCTGGCCTCCTCGATGGTCGTCTACGGGGAAGGCCGCTACCGGTGCCCGGCCCACGGCCTGGTCGACCCCGCCGCTCGCACACCGGCAGCGCTGGATGCCGGCCGGTTCGAGCCGCCTTGCCCGCGCTGCGGCGCCGACCTCGAACCGCTCCTCGTGCCGGAGGACGCGCCGCTGCGGCCGCGCAGCACCTACGCGGCCACGAAGCTCGCGCAGGAACACCTCGCCGCCGCCTGGGCGAGGCAGACCGGGGGCAGCGTGTGGGCGTTGCGCTACCACAACGTGTACGGGCCGCGGATGCCGCGCGACACCCCGTACGCCGGCGTCGCGGCGCTGTTCCGCTCCGCTCTGGAACGCGGTGAGGCTCCCACCGTCCTCGAGGACGGGCGGCAGCGGCGGGACTTCGTGCACGTCGAGGACGTCGCCGAAGCGAACCTCCGGGCACTGACCACTCCGGGCGCGCCGGGCGAGCTGGCTCCGGTCAACGTCTGCTCCGGCACCCCGCACACCGTCGGCGACCTGGCCACCGAACTGGCCCTGGCCTTCGGCGGGCCGCCCCCGGTGGTGGCCGGGGGTGCACGACCCGCCGACGTCCGGCACGTCGTGGCCGATCCGGCCCGCGCCCGCGAACTGCTGGGGTTCACCGCGAAGATCCCCTTCGCCGAGGGGATCGCGGCCTTCGCCGCCGCGCCGCTGCGTGCCTGA
- a CDS encoding sensor histidine kinase: protein MIEPSEPWRDMLLHAWHILPVALLFALPVALAGGLVLYVLRRRSLATTLTVLVLIPVLSTLTGVLGVSGFMFTPAMTTMVLVCLLVGLVTVPAAIVLGRTIARRTVWEREARERERMAEAARRDLVAWISHDLRSPLAGIRAMAEALADGIVSDQREVAGYAQRISGESERLSGMVTDLFELSRITAGALRLSMSAVPLRDVVSDAVATQAPIARRKQVCVRAESDSWPVVFGSDPELARIVQNLVSNAIRHTPPDGTVSVRVAVEGGDALLAVDDGCGGIPDDELARVFDVAFRGTAARTPDPSGAAGAGLGLAITKGLVEAHHGRIGVRNHGAGCRFEVRLPLAAH from the coding sequence ATGATCGAACCGAGCGAACCGTGGCGGGACATGCTCCTGCACGCCTGGCACATCCTGCCGGTGGCGCTGCTGTTCGCCCTGCCGGTCGCGCTCGCCGGCGGGCTGGTCCTGTACGTCCTGCGGCGCCGCTCGCTCGCGACCACGCTGACGGTGCTCGTGCTGATCCCCGTGCTGTCGACGCTGACCGGCGTGCTCGGCGTCAGCGGTTTCATGTTCACCCCGGCGATGACCACGATGGTGCTGGTGTGCCTGCTCGTCGGGCTGGTCACCGTGCCGGCCGCGATCGTGCTGGGCCGCACCATCGCGCGGCGCACGGTGTGGGAGCGCGAGGCGCGTGAGCGTGAGCGGATGGCCGAGGCCGCGCGGCGCGACCTGGTGGCGTGGATCAGCCACGACCTGCGCAGCCCGCTGGCCGGGATCCGGGCGATGGCCGAGGCGCTCGCCGACGGCATCGTCTCCGACCAGCGCGAGGTCGCCGGTTACGCGCAGCGCATCAGCGGCGAGAGCGAACGGCTCTCCGGCATGGTGACCGACTTGTTCGAGCTCTCCCGCATCACGGCGGGAGCGCTGCGGCTGTCGATGTCGGCGGTGCCGCTGCGGGACGTCGTGAGCGACGCGGTCGCCACGCAGGCGCCGATCGCGCGGCGGAAGCAGGTCTGCGTGCGCGCCGAGTCCGACTCGTGGCCGGTCGTGTTCGGCAGCGACCCGGAACTGGCGCGGATCGTGCAGAACCTGGTCTCCAACGCGATCCGGCACACGCCACCGGACGGCACGGTGTCCGTGCGGGTGGCCGTCGAGGGCGGCGACGCGCTGCTCGCCGTGGACGACGGGTGTGGCGGCATCCCGGACGACGAGCTGGCCCGGGTGTTCGACGTCGCCTTCCGCGGCACGGCGGCCCGCACCCCGGACCCCTCCGGCGCGGCGGGCGCGGGACTGGGGCTGGCGATCACGAAGGGACTCGTGGAGGCGCATCACGGCCGGATCGGGGTACGCAACCACGGCGCGGGCTGCCGGTTCGAGGTCCGCCTCCCGCTCGCCGCGCACTGA
- a CDS encoding response regulator transcription factor — MDDDETVRDVVRRYLEAGGFTVELAGNGDEALRRFAGREPDLVVLDVMMPGMSGLEVCRRMRERTAVPVVLLTALGEEEDRIAGLRLGADDYVTKPFSPRELALRVMSVLRRARLPAREPAPDVLTDGGLRLRLSAHQATLDGRPLSLTTREFDLLAFFLAQPGTAFSREELLEKVWGWNFGDQSTVTVHVRRLREKIEDDPARPTRIATVWGVGYRYDPVRP; from the coding sequence GTGGACGACGACGAGACGGTGCGCGACGTCGTGCGGCGCTACCTCGAAGCGGGCGGCTTCACCGTCGAACTCGCCGGGAACGGCGACGAGGCGCTGCGCCGCTTCGCCGGGCGCGAACCCGACCTGGTCGTGCTCGACGTGATGATGCCCGGCATGAGCGGCCTCGAAGTCTGCCGGCGGATGCGGGAACGCACCGCGGTGCCGGTCGTCCTGCTCACCGCGCTCGGCGAGGAGGAGGACCGCATCGCCGGCCTGCGCCTGGGCGCCGACGACTACGTGACCAAACCGTTCAGCCCGCGCGAACTCGCGCTGCGGGTGATGTCGGTGCTGCGCCGGGCGCGGCTGCCCGCGCGCGAACCGGCGCCCGACGTGCTCACCGACGGCGGCCTGCGGCTGCGGCTGAGCGCGCACCAGGCGACCCTCGACGGGCGGCCGCTGTCCCTGACCACCCGCGAGTTCGACCTGCTCGCGTTCTTCCTCGCCCAGCCCGGCACCGCGTTCTCCCGCGAAGAACTGCTGGAGAAGGTGTGGGGCTGGAACTTCGGCGACCAGTCCACCGTGACCGTCCACGTGCGCCGGTTGCGCGAGAAGATCGAGGACGACCCGGCCAGGCCCACGCGGATCGCGACGGTGTGGGGTGTCGGCTACCGCTACGACCCGGTGCGGCCATGA
- a CDS encoding glycosyltransferase family 2 protein, which translates to MDVILPCLDESGSLPGVLSALPPGCRAIVVDNGSTDGSAEVAAAAGAKVVSEPRRGYGAAVHTGLEHATSDLVAVLDADGSLDPAALTALAGVVERGEADLAAGRRRPVPGAWPWHARAANAVLSALLRLQGVPVHDIAPVRVARREALLGLGVTDRASGYPLELLIRAGRAGWVVRECDVVYRPRSAGRSKVSGSVRGTVGAVRDMARVLLG; encoded by the coding sequence GTGGATGTGATCCTGCCCTGTCTCGACGAGTCCGGTTCCCTGCCCGGCGTGCTGTCGGCGCTGCCGCCCGGCTGCCGGGCGATCGTGGTCGACAACGGCTCGACCGACGGTTCGGCCGAGGTCGCCGCCGCCGCGGGCGCCAAGGTGGTCAGCGAACCGCGCCGCGGCTATGGCGCGGCCGTGCACACCGGCCTGGAGCACGCGACCAGCGACCTCGTCGCCGTCCTGGACGCCGACGGCTCGCTCGACCCCGCCGCGCTGACCGCGCTCGCCGGGGTGGTGGAGCGTGGCGAGGCGGACCTGGCGGCCGGACGGCGGCGGCCGGTTCCCGGCGCGTGGCCCTGGCACGCCCGCGCGGCCAACGCCGTGTTGTCGGCGCTGCTGCGGCTGCAGGGCGTGCCGGTGCACGACATCGCGCCGGTCCGCGTGGCCCGCCGGGAAGCGCTCCTCGGGCTCGGCGTGACCGACCGCGCGTCCGGCTACCCGCTGGAACTGCTGATCCGGGCGGGCCGCGCCGGGTGGGTGGTGCGCGAGTGCGACGTGGTCTACCGGCCCCGGTCCGCGGGCCGGTCGAAGGTGTCGGGTTCGGTGCGCGGGACCGTGGGCGCGGTCCGCGACATGGCGCGGGTGCTGCTCGGATGA
- a CDS encoding DUF2064 domain-containing protein, with protein sequence MTARFCLLVVAKAPVPGFAKTRLCPPASPDQAAEIAAAALLDTLDAVAATPGAVPVVAVTGDFAAAARSAEIRRALTRTTVLDQRGGPFGERLANAHADTAARHPGLPVLQIGMDTPQVRPELLAAAAAALAAHQAVLGRAPDGGWWALGLRDPAAARVLADVPMSRSDTGDRTHAALSRRGAVPRELGELSDVDTMADARAVASVCRGRFPAAVAAVTR encoded by the coding sequence ATGACCGCCCGGTTCTGCCTGCTGGTGGTCGCCAAGGCGCCGGTGCCCGGGTTCGCGAAGACCCGGCTGTGCCCGCCCGCGTCGCCGGACCAGGCCGCCGAGATCGCCGCCGCCGCGTTGCTGGACACGCTCGATGCGGTCGCCGCGACCCCAGGGGCGGTGCCCGTCGTCGCCGTGACCGGGGATTTCGCCGCCGCCGCGCGGTCGGCGGAGATCCGGCGGGCACTGACGCGGACGACAGTCCTGGATCAGCGCGGCGGGCCCTTCGGGGAGCGGCTGGCGAACGCGCACGCCGACACCGCCGCCCGGCACCCCGGCCTGCCCGTGCTGCAGATCGGCATGGACACCCCGCAGGTCCGTCCGGAGCTGCTCGCGGCGGCGGCCGCGGCCCTCGCCGCGCACCAGGCGGTGCTGGGCCGCGCGCCCGACGGCGGCTGGTGGGCCCTGGGTCTGCGGGACCCGGCGGCCGCCCGCGTGCTGGCAGACGTGCCCATGTCGCGATCGGACACCGGCGACCGCACACACGCGGCCCTGTCCCGGCGTGGCGCGGTGCCGCGCGAACTCGGCGAGTTGTCCGATGTGGACACGATGGCGGACGCGCGCGCGGTGGCTTCGGTGTGCCGCGGCCGGTTTCCGGCCGCGGTGGCGGCGGTGACGCGGTGA
- a CDS encoding class I SAM-dependent methyltransferase has product MSGHFDSALLGGHCRLELADGSRIELPAQRWVRDPGTADELLLGRCWGPTLDIGCGPGRLTAALARRGVPSLGIDVSGTAVRLTRRRGGVALRRDVFDRVPGAGRWRHALLADGNIGIGGDPVALLRRVFELLGPGGRALVELDPPGAAVRRERVRVDGSPWFPWAWLGADALAGVAAAAALAVSWTAAHGGRHFAELRRGG; this is encoded by the coding sequence GTGAGCGGGCATTTCGACAGCGCTCTCCTGGGCGGGCACTGCCGTCTGGAACTCGCCGACGGCAGCCGGATCGAGCTGCCCGCCCAGCGCTGGGTGCGCGATCCCGGCACCGCCGACGAGCTGCTGCTCGGCCGCTGCTGGGGTCCGACCCTGGACATCGGGTGCGGTCCCGGTCGTCTGACGGCGGCGCTCGCGCGGCGGGGTGTCCCGTCGCTGGGCATCGACGTGTCCGGCACCGCGGTTCGCCTGACCCGCCGCCGGGGCGGGGTGGCGTTGCGGCGGGACGTGTTCGACCGCGTGCCCGGGGCCGGCCGGTGGCGGCACGCTCTGCTGGCGGACGGCAACATCGGCATCGGCGGCGACCCGGTCGCGTTGCTGCGGCGCGTGTTCGAGCTGCTCGGGCCCGGCGGCCGGGCGCTCGTCGAACTGGACCCGCCCGGCGCGGCCGTCCGGCGGGAACGGGTGCGGGTCGACGGCAGCCCGTGGTTCCCGTGGGCCTGGCTGGGCGCCGACGCGCTGGCCGGCGTCGCCGCGGCCGCCGCACTGGCGGTGTCCTGGACGGCGGCGCACGGCGGGCGGCACTTCGCCGAGCTCAGGCGCGGCGGCTGA